A stretch of DNA from Alicyclobacillus acidocaldarius subsp. acidocaldarius Tc-4-1:
TGCGCTTCCGCTGCAAGTGCAGCTATCCTCGCCTGCGCGACGTGTTGCTGAGCCTCGGTGCCAAGGAGCTCCGAGCTATCCGCGATGAGCAGGGCCAGGCCGAACTCACGTGCCATTTCTGCGGCAACGTGTACACGTTCGGGCGAGAGGAGCTGGACGAGATGATTGCCGAGATCGAGCAGCAGGGGGTGGGCGCGCCGTGACGGTGGTCATGGGGATTCTGAACGTGACGCCGGACTCGTTCTCGGACGGAGGCCGGTATCTGGATCCGGAGGCGGCCGTGGCTCGGGCGCTCGAGATGGAGGAGGAAGGCGCAGGCATCATCGACATCGGCGCGGAAAGCACGCGGCCCGGACACACGCCGCTCTCGCCGGACGAGGAGTGGCGCCGCCTGGAACCGGTGCTCGAGCGGCTCGCGGGGCGGCTCAAGGTGCCCATCTCCATCGACACGTACCACGCCGAGACCGCGCGCAGGGCCGCACAGTACGGAATCGCCATCGTGAACGACGTGTCCATGCTGCAGGATCCGGACATGCCCGCCGTCGTGCGCTATCACGGCCTGCGCTACGTGCTCATGCACACGCGCCGCGAGGTGCTGCCCGGGCTCCCCGTGGCCGCCATGGTGGAAGAACTCCGCCGCCCACTCGCGCGGCTCCTCGAGGAAGGCGTGCCCGCGCGAGACATCCTCGTCGATCCCGGCATCGGCTTCGGCAAGACGCGCGAGCAGGATCTCGCCTGCCTCGCCGAGATCGGCCGCTTTCAGGCGCTCGGCCATCCGGTGCTCGTCGGCGCGAGCCGCAAGCGGGTCATCGGCCACGTGCTCGGCGGCGTGCCGGTGGGCGAGCGGCTCGCCGGATCGCTCGCCGTGGTGGCGCACGCGTGCATGGCGGGCGTGGACATCGTGCGCGTCCACGACGTGCGCGATTCGGTGCGCGTGGTGCGGATGATGGAGGCGATTTTGGCGCATGGCGGATCGTTCGCTTCATGACGCGTACATCGGGGCCGGATCGAACGTCGGCAGGCGCATCGTTCATCTCGGCTTCGGCATCGAGAGGCTCAAGGGGCTTGGCGAGATCGCGGGCGTGTCCCAGGTGTACGAGACCGCGCCCGTGGGCTACCTGGATCAGGGCGATTTCCTAAATCTAGCCGTCCACCTGCGCACGCGGCTTTCGCCTCACGAGCTTTTGCGCGCGCTGCTCGCCATCGAGGCGAGGGCCGGGCGCACGCGCGAGATTCGCTTCGGCCCGCGCACGCTCGATCTCGACCTGCTCCTGTACGACGATCTTGTGCTCGATACGCCGGAACTCACGCTGCCGCACCCGCGCATGTGGGAGCGGGCGTTTGTCATGGTGCCGCTCGCGGATCTGAACCCGCACCGTCTCGCCCCGAGCGGCGAGACGTGGGCCGATCTCGCGGCGCGCCTTCGCCAGAAAGACGAGGTGCATGAGGTTGGACGCTTTTGGTAGGCGGCTGCGCGCCTTTCGCAAGCTGAAGCAGATGACCCAGGCCGATCTCGCCCGTGGCCTCGGCGTGAGCCTCGCGACCATTGGGGGCATCGAGCGAGGCACGCGGCAGCCGACGGAACATCTCGTACGCGCCATCGCGAGCGCCCTCTCCGTCGGCGTGGATGAGTTATGCGGCCGGGACTGGCCCGCGAAGGGTGAGGATGCCGAAGCGTGGGATGCGGCGGGTGATTCAGGTGCGGATCATGAGCCTGCGGTCCATGCGAGCGCCTTTCACGAAGGTACCTAGCGAAAAGGACCCGCATGGTCTGCGCGTGTCGCAGGATCAGGGCGCGATGGTACGTTGACAATGTGTGGGGCCGTCTCTATAATGGCGCATAGATCCGCGAGTGACGATTTCGTTTTCCGGACAATGGTATCCTGAATGGCTCACAGCGCGCGTGCTGCCAGGGATGGCATGCACGCTTCTCGCTATTCCGGGAGCCTTGAAGCATCGACTGGGAGCAAAGGAGAGACAGCCATGGCAGATAAAGAAGTGTTGCTGACGCCCGAGGGCCTGCGCAAGCTCGAGGAGGAGCTGGAACTCCTGAAGAGCGTCAAGCGGCGCGAGGTCGCGGAGCGCATCAAGGTTGCCATCAGCTACGGAGATATTAGTGAGAATTCTGAGTATGAAGACGCCAAGAACGAGCAGGCGTTTATCGAAGGCCGCATCATGACCCTCGAGAAGCAGCTGCGTAACGCGCGGGTCATCAACGAGGACGAGGTCGACACCAACGTCGTCAGCATCGGATCGACGGTCAAGGTGTTGGATCTGGACCTGGACGAGGAAGTGGAATACACCATCGTGGGATCTGCGGAGGCCAACCCCGCCGAGAATAAGATCTCGAACGAGTCGCCCGTGGGCAAGGCGCTGCTCGGCAAGCAGATTGGCTCGATTGTCGAAGTGAACGTTCCCGCAGGCGTCATCAAGTTTAAAATCCTTGAGATCAAGCGGTAAGCGTATTCCGCGGCAGCGCGCCCGACTTTTGGCATCCGGTTGTGCGGACGAGGCTCTGTGCCTCGTCCCTTTGCATGTCTGGCGGAGGTCGGGCGAGATCGCCCACTGTCCGCGCACTGGCGGGGGTGGAGGCGTTCGTGAGCCTTCGGTTTGCAACTTGCGCCGTTTTGTCCAATGATGATACAAGAAGCGCCGGGTCATCATTCCGGTCAACTTTCCTGAGGAGCGTGTCGGTTTGGAAGAGCAAGAGCTGATTCAACATCGCCTGGAGAAGATGAAAGCCCTGCGCCAGCGCGGCATCGATCCGTTCGGCGGCCGCTACGATGTGACGCATCACGCGGCCGACATCCATCGTTTCGGCGAGGGCAAGAGCCAAGAAGAACTGGAGCGCGAGAACCTTCGCGTGCGCATCGCCGGTCGCATGGTGGCCCGCCGCGGCCACGGCAAGGCCACCTTCGCCGTGCTGAACGACGTCACCGGCAACATCCAGATCTACGCCAAGTACGACGTCCTCGGCCCCGAGGCGTACGACGTCTTCCAGCACCTCGTCGATCTCGGCGACATCCTCGGCGTCGAGGGCACCGTCTTCCGCACCAATCGCGGCGAGATCACCGTGCTCGCGGAGCAGGTGACGTTTCTCACCAAGTCCCTTCGCCCCCTGCCCGAGAAGTGGCACGGGCTCAAGGACGTCGAGACCCGCTACCGCCAGCGGTATCTCGATCTCATCGTCAATCCGGATGTGCGCCAGATTTTCATCGCCCGATCCCGCATCATCCAGGAGATCCGCCGCTTCCTGGACGGCCAGGGATTCCTCGAGGTCGAGACGCCGACACTCCACACCGTGGCGAGCGGGGCCCACGCGCGCCCGTTCATCACGCACCACAACGCGCTCGACATGGACCTGTACCTGCGCATCGCCATCGAGCTGCACCTCAAGCGGCTCATCGTCGGCGGCCTCGAGCGCGTGTACGAAATCGGCCGCGTCTACCGGAACGAGGGCGTCTCGACGCGCCACAACCCCGAGTTCACCATGCTCGAGCTGTACCAGGCGTACGCCGACTTCCACGACATCATGGATCTCACCGAGAACATGGTGCGCCACGCGGCCAAGGCCGTGATCGGCAAGCTCCACGTTCCGTATGGCGATCACGTCGTGGACCTCGAGTCGCCCTTCAAGCGCGCGCACATCGCCGATCTCGTGCTGGAGCACACGGGCGTCGACTTCCGCCGCGTCACCTCGGACGAGGAGGCCCGGCGCCTGGCTGCGGAGCACGGGGTGAAGATTGAGCCGCACATGACCTACGGGCACATCCTGAACGAGTTCTTCGAGCAGCGCGTCGAGGACAAGCTCATTCAGCCGACGTTCGTCTACGGCCACCCGGTCGAGATCTCGCCGCTCGCCAAGAAGAACGCGGACGATCCGCGCTTCACCGACCGGTTCGAGCTGTTCATCGTCGGCCGCGAGCACGCGAACGCCTTCAGCGAGCTGAACGATCCCATCGATCAGCGCGAGCGCTTCCTGGCCCAGCTCCGCGAGAAGGAGGCGGGCAACGAGGAGGCGCAGGAGCTCGACGAGGACTTCCTCACGGCGCTCGAGCACGGCATGCCGCCCACAGGCGGGCTCGGCGTGGGCATTGACCGGCTGGTGATGTTGCTCACGGGCCAGCCGTCCATCCGCGACGTCCTGCTCTTCCCGCTCATGCGCGACCGGCAGGACGACTGAGCGCCGTGGGTGCGAGGCGCGGGCCGGGGCCGTCTGGCCCGGCCCTTCGCCCGCCGTGCATTTCATGGTCTAAAAATTTCCTTGCCCGATCCCGCTTGACACAGAGGGGGAGAGGGTGATAGTATCATTTTCGCCGCCCGCGAGGCGGCACGAAAAAACCGCGCGGCAGCGCGGGGATCGCTCCTTGAAAACTAAACACACGAGACCACCGAGCCCGCAAGTCTTTGCGATAGAGGTCAGGATAGAACGCTTGGATTGAGAGTTTGATCCTGGCTCAGGACGAACGCTGGCGGCGTGCCTAATACATGCAAGTCGAGCGGACCTCTTTTGAGGTCAGCGGCGGACGGGTGAGGAACACGTGGGTAATCTGCCTTTCAGACCGGAATAACGCCCGGAAACGGGCGCTAATGCCGGATACGCCCGCGAGGAGGCATCTTCTTGCGGGGAAAGGCCCGGATGGGCCGCTGAGAGAGGAGCCCCGCGGCGCATTAGCTAGTTGGCGGGGTAACGGCCCACCAAGGCGACGATGCGTAGCCGACCTGAGAGGGTGACCGGCCACACTGGGACTGAGACACGGCCCAGACTCCTACGGGAGGCAGCAGTAGGGAATCTTCCGCAATGGGCGCAAGCCTGACGGAGCAACGCCGCGTGAGCGAAGAAGGCCTTCGGGTTGTAAAGCTCTGTTGCTCGGGGAGAGCGGCATGGGGAGTGGAAAGCCCCATGCGAGACGGTACCGAGTGAGGAAGCCCCGGCTAACTACGTGCCAGCAGCCGCGGTAAAACGTAGGGGGCGAGCGTTGTCCGGAATCACTGGGCGTAAAAGGGTGCGTAGGCGGTCGAGCAAGTCTGGAGTGAAAGTCCATGGCTCAACCATGGGATGGCTCTGGAAACTGCTTGACTTGAGTGCTGGAGAGGCAAGGGGAATTCCACGTGTAGCGGTGAAATGCGTAGAGATGTGGAGGAATACCAGTGGCGAAGGCGCCTTGCTGGACAGTGACTGACGCTGAGGCACGAAAGCGTGGGGAGCAAACAGGATTAGATACCCTGGTAGTCCACGCCGTAAACGATGAGTGCTAGGTGTTGGGGGGGACACACCCCAGTGCCGAAGGAAACCCAATAAGCACTCCGCCTGGGGAGTACGGTCGCAAGACTGAAACTCAAAGGAATTGACGGGGGGCCCGCACAAGCAGTGGAGCATGTGGTTTAATTCGAAGCAACGCGAAGAACCTTACCAGGGCTTGACATCCCTCTGACGGGTGCAGAGATGCACCTTCCCTTCGGGGGCAGAGGAGACAGGTGGTGCATGGTTGTCGTCAGCTCGTGTCGTGAGATGTTGGGTTCAGTCCCGCAACGAGCGCAACCCTTGACCTGTGTTACCAGCGCGTTGAGGCGGGGACTCACAGGTGACTGCCGGCGCAAGTCGGAGGAAGGCGGGGATGACGTCAAATCATCATGCCCCTGATGTCCTGGGCTACACACGTGCTACAATGGGCGGTACAAAGGGAGGCGAAGCCGCGAGGCGGAGCGAAACCCAAAAGCCGCTCGTAGTTCGGATTGCAGGCTGCAACTCGCCTGCATGAAGCCGGAATTGCTAGTAATCGCGGATCAGCATGCCGCGGTGAATACGTTCCCGGGCCTTGTACACACCGCCCGTCACACCACGAGAGTCGGCAACACCCGAAGTCGGTGAGGTAACCCCCGAAAGGGGAGCCAGCCGCCGAAGGTGGGGTCGATGATTGGGGTGAAGTCGTAACAAGGTAGCCGTACCGGAAGGTGCGGCTGGATCACCTCCTTTCTAGGGAGAAGGACGGGGCTTGCGGGTTTGGGAGGTTGGGTGTGTTTAGTTTGAGGGAGCGAGAGCTCTCTCGGAGGACCTTGGCAAGTGCATAGGGAGAAAGGCAAGGTGAAGCTAGGAAGGGCACACGGTGGATGCCTAGGCGCCAAGAGCCGAAGAAGGACGGGGCGAACGCCGAAATGCCACGGGGAGCCGTAAGCGGGCTGAGATCCGTGGATGTCCGAATGGGGGAACCCGCTGGCGGGAAGCGCCAGCAGCTTAAGGCCGAAAGGCGTTAAGCGGGGAACCGGGGGAAGTGAAACATCTCAGTACCCCGAGGAAGAGAAAGCAAACGCGATTCCGTGAGTAGTGGCGAGCGAAAGCGGAGGAGCCTAAACCGCATGCGTGGGAAAGGCTGCAGCCGTTGCGCATGCGGGGTAGAGGGGGCTGTTTGCGGCGAGCTGCAGGGTAGCCAGCCCGAGTGGGTGCGTAGGAGAACGGTCTGGGAAGGCCGGCCAGAGACGGTGAGAGCCCGGTATCCGAAACGCGCGCACGAGGGTGGAAACAGACCCCGAGTACTGCGGGACACGAGGAATCCCGTAGGAATCTGGGAGGACCACCTCCTAAGGCTAAATACTCCTTGGCGACCGATAGTGAACGAGTACCGTGAGGGAAAGGTGAAAAGGACCGCGGGAGCGGAGTGAAAGAGAACCTGAAACCGTGTGCCTACAAGCAGTCGGAGCACCGAAAGGTGTGACGGCGTGCCTTTTGTAGAATGAACCGGCGAGTGATGCGGGCGAGCGAGGTAAAGGCGGAGGAGCCTAAGCCGAAGCGAAAGCGAGTCTGAAGAGGGCGTGAGTTCGTCCGCATCGACCCGAAACCGGGTGATCTACCCCTGGTCAGGGTGAAGTGCGGGTAACACCGCATGGAGGCCCGAACCCACTGGCGTTGAAAAGCCAGGGGATGAACTGGGGGTAGGGGTGAAATGCCAATCGAACCCGGTGATAGCTGGTTCTCCCCGAAATAGCTTGAGGGCTAGCGTCAGGGGATGAGTTGTGGAGGTAGAGCACTGATGGGGTGCGGGGCCCGCGAGGGCTACCAAGCTTCGTCAAACTGCGAATGCCACAATGTCGAGGAACCTGGCAGTGAGACTGCGAGCGATAAGGTCCGTAGTCGAGAGGGAAACAGCCCAGACCCGCAGCTAAGGTCCCGAAGTACCGGTTGAGTGGGGAACGATGTGGCGCTGCGAAGACAACCAGGATGTTGGCTTAGAAGCAGCCATCATTGAAAGAGTGCGTAATAGCTCACTGGTCGAGTGGCGCTGCGCGGAAAATGGAACGGGGCTAAACCGGACACCGAAGCTCGGGATGGCGACATGGTAGGGGAGCGTTCCATGTGCGGGGAAGCTGAGCCGGAAGGCAAGGTGGAGCGCATGGAAGTGAGAATGCCGGTATGAGTAGCGAAAAGAGGGGTGAGAATCCCCTCCGCCGAAAGCCCAAGGTTTCCTGGGGAAGGCTCGTCCGCCCAGGGTCAGTCGGGACCTAAGGCGAGGCCGAAAGGCGTAGCCGAAGGAGAACAGGTTGACATTCCTGTACCACCGTAGGCGCTTGAGCGAAGGGGTGACGCAGGAGGACGAGGGAAGCGGCCGGATGGAAGAGGCCGTCCAAGCAGCGAGCGTGGGGTGTAGTGAAATGCGCACCCTGGAAAGCGTGAGCTGTGATGGGGAGGGAAGGACAGTACCGAAGTCCCGACGTTCACACTGCCGAGAAAAGCCTCTAGCGAGCCGAAGGTGCCCGTACCGGAAACCGACACAGGTGGGCGCGTGGAGAACACGAAGGCGCGCGGGAGAACTCTCGTTAAGGAACTCGGCAAAATGGCCCCGTAACTTCGGGAGAAGGGGCGCTCTTCCTGGAGGAAGAGCCGCAGTGAAAAGGCCCAAGCGACTGTTTAGCAAAAACACAGGTCTCTGCGAAGCCGAAAGGCGACGTATAGGGGCTGACGCCTGCCCGGTGCTGGAAGGTTAAGAGGAGGGCTTAGGGGGTGTACCCCCGAAGGTCCGAATCGAAGCCCCAGTAAACGGCGGCCGTAACTATAACGGTCCTAAGGTAGCGAAATTCCTTGTCGGGTAAGTTCCGACCCGCACGAAAGGCGTAACGACTTGGGCGCTGTCTCAACGAGAGACCCGGTGAAATTGTAGTACCTGTGAAGATGCAGGTTACCCGCGGTTAGACGGAAAGACCCCGTGGAGCTTGACTGTAGCCTGATATGGGACAACGGTGTTCCATGTACAGGATAGGTGGGAGACGGAGAAGCTTGGGCGCCAGCCTGAGTGGAGTCGGCGTTGGGATACCACCCTTGGGACACGGTTGTTCTAACCGGCCTTGTGAGGACGCGAGGCGGGACAGTGTCAGGCGGACAGTTTGACTGGGGCGGTCGCCTCCTAAAGGGTAACGGAGGCGCCCAAAGGTTCCCTCAGCGCGGATGGAAATCGCGCGGAGCGTGCAAAGGCAAAAAGGGAGCTTGACTGCGAGACGGACAGGTCGAGCAGGGACGAAAGTCGGGCTTAGTGACCCGGTGGTGCCGAGTGGAAGGGCCATCGCTCAACGGATAAAAGCTACCCCGGGGATAACAGGCTGATCTCCCCCAAGAGTTCACATCGACGGGGAGGTTTGGCACCTCGATGTCGGCTCATCGCATCCTGGGGCTGAAGTCGGTCCCAAGGGTTGGGCTGTTCGCCCATTAAAGCGGTACGCGAGCTGGGTTCAGAACGTCGTGAGACAGTTCGGTCCCTATCTGCCGCGGGCGCAGGATACGTGAGAGGGGTTGTCCCTAGTACGAGAGGACCGGGATGAACCGACCGCTGGTGTACCAGTTGTCCCGCCAGGGCACCGCTGGGTAGCCAAGTCGGGAAGGGATAAGCGCTGAAGCATCTAAGCGCGAAGCCCGCCTCAAGATGACGTATCCCATTCCGTGAAGGAAGTAAGACCCCTCGAAGACGACGAGGTAGATCGGTCTGGCGTGGAAGCGCAGTGATGCGTGGAGCGGACAGATACGAATCGGTCGAGGGCTTCACCTGAAAGGCTCCCTATGCACGGTGGCAAGGGCCAAGAAGACAGATGTGAAGCGACACTGCGAGCGAGTAAGGCGCAGAAGCGCCGGCTCGGGACGCAAGCTTCGCAGAGAAATCTGAGGCGAAGAGAGACGTGAGCGGGTACGCTTGAAAGAGCGACTCGCAACCGAGCTTCGCCGACGATACAGATGCGAAGCGACATGCGAGCGAGGAGATCTGCAGGCCGAAGGCCGAAGCCCTCCGAGCGAGCATGGAGCGAAGCAGGTCTGGTGACCATAGCGGAGGGGCAACACCCGTACCCATCCCGAACACGGACGTGAAGACCTCCAGCGCCGAGAATACTGGGGAGGGCAGCCTCCTGGGAAGGTAGGTCGTTGCCAGGCGAGTGACAAAGGTCAGGCACATCAGCCTGGCCTTTTTGTCGTTTTTGCGGATGTTTTGGATCCTTGTCCAGGACGAGATGGAAGCGAAGTGCGAAGGGCGGGAGCAGATCTGCAGGCCGAAGGCCGAAGCCCTGCTCCCGCCCTTCGCACGAAGCTTGGCACGAGCCCCATCGTGCACACGCACCGCCTTTCCTGCGTACGCTGACGTCAAGGGGCGATCCGGCGTGCGTCCGTTGACTCCTCTTCAGGAAAACACGGTGACCAACGACATCAACACGCGCGTGACGCAGGTGAACACCGCGGTGACCGTGCTGAACACCGCAATCATGCTTGTCTCCATCGGCTTATCCCTCTACGCCCTGAGGGCCGCGCGCAAGGCGTCAGAGCCGTTTGTTGACGCGGCGCTGTCGCCTTCGACTACCACCAGGGTAGGTCGGGCGCGGCGATCCCGGCGCTTGGAACGGGCACGTCCCTCGCGACAGGTGTTGAACAGCCGGACCCGGTGAGAAAGGCCCTCAACTATCGCTCCAACCCAAAAGCAGGGCCTTGCGGAATCCAACTCCGCAAGGCCTTTCAGAGTCTGCTCCCTTTATCCTCGGTGCACGAAAAATGGGAGTTTCTCCGCGCCCATGATCCGCGCATACACGAATAACTGTCCCTTGTGGTGCACTTCGTGGTCGATCATGCTGCTAAGTAGCACGTTTACCGGCAAATCCGCTCCAAACACCGCCTTCGTGTCGACGAGGCTTTCCAATTGTTCGTCCGACACGGACGCGACGTCCGCATGCGTGCGGTCGGTCAAGGACGAGATCGCCTGCAAGATCGCCTGTTTCGTGCTGAGATCGGGTCTTTCGGGCTGGTTTGTGATGCGCCCGGTCTTGGCCGCGGCCGCAAACCATGCACCTGTCGAGAGAATATGCCAGACGAGATCGCGAAACGACATCGCCCCGTCCCACGGCTTGAAGTCGAGCTTGTCCTCGGGCACCGAATCCACGAGCGGCGCGAGGACGTCTCGATGCGAGTGCCAGTGCGTAAGCACGGACTCCACTTTGCTCATGCGACATCGCTCCTTTATCGCTCCTTTTTCTTGCTTCGCTTCGAGCTTAGCACGATCGCGTCCCGCACAAAAGGCCGGGATCAGGTGAGCGAGATCGAATCTTCTTGTACAATGGGACCGAGACCCCATCTTCCGAAAGAAAGGCAGGCGCTGTATGCACCTACTGCAGGTCATCATTTACGGAATCGTGCAAGGCATCACGGAGCTATTTCCTATCTCGAGCGTCGGACATGCGGTCATTTTGCCGTACCTGTTACGTTGGACGGAGTTTTCACAATCCAACCAGTTTCTCCCTTTCGTCGTGATGCTCCACCT
This window harbors:
- the folP gene encoding dihydropteroate synthase; this translates as MTVVMGILNVTPDSFSDGGRYLDPEAAVARALEMEEEGAGIIDIGAESTRPGHTPLSPDEEWRRLEPVLERLAGRLKVPISIDTYHAETARRAAQYGIAIVNDVSMLQDPDMPAVVRYHGLRYVLMHTRREVLPGLPVAAMVEELRRPLARLLEEGVPARDILVDPGIGFGKTREQDLACLAEIGRFQALGHPVLVGASRKRVIGHVLGGVPVGERLAGSLAVVAHACMAGVDIVRVHDVRDSVRVVRMMEAILAHGGSFAS
- the folK gene encoding 2-amino-4-hydroxy-6-hydroxymethyldihydropteridine diphosphokinase; this translates as MADRSLHDAYIGAGSNVGRRIVHLGFGIERLKGLGEIAGVSQVYETAPVGYLDQGDFLNLAVHLRTRLSPHELLRALLAIEARAGRTREIRFGPRTLDLDLLLYDDLVLDTPELTLPHPRMWERAFVMVPLADLNPHRLAPSGETWADLAARLRQKDEVHEVGRFW
- a CDS encoding helix-turn-helix domain-containing protein; the protein is MRLDAFGRRLRAFRKLKQMTQADLARGLGVSLATIGGIERGTRQPTEHLVRAIASALSVGVDELCGRDWPAKGEDAEAWDAAGDSGADHEPAVHASAFHEGT
- a CDS encoding DinB family protein, whose product is MSKVESVLTHWHSHRDVLAPLVDSVPEDKLDFKPWDGAMSFRDLVWHILSTGAWFAAAAKTGRITNQPERPDLSTKQAILQAISSLTDRTHADVASVSDEQLESLVDTKAVFGADLPVNVLLSSMIDHEVHHKGQLFVYARIMGAEKLPFFVHRG
- the greA gene encoding transcription elongation factor GreA, translating into MADKEVLLTPEGLRKLEEELELLKSVKRREVAERIKVAISYGDISENSEYEDAKNEQAFIEGRIMTLEKQLRNARVINEDEVDTNVVSIGSTVKVLDLDLDEEVEYTIVGSAEANPAENKISNESPVGKALLGKQIGSIVEVNVPAGVIKFKILEIKR
- the lysS gene encoding lysine--tRNA ligase gives rise to the protein MEEQELIQHRLEKMKALRQRGIDPFGGRYDVTHHAADIHRFGEGKSQEELERENLRVRIAGRMVARRGHGKATFAVLNDVTGNIQIYAKYDVLGPEAYDVFQHLVDLGDILGVEGTVFRTNRGEITVLAEQVTFLTKSLRPLPEKWHGLKDVETRYRQRYLDLIVNPDVRQIFIARSRIIQEIRRFLDGQGFLEVETPTLHTVASGAHARPFITHHNALDMDLYLRIAIELHLKRLIVGGLERVYEIGRVYRNEGVSTRHNPEFTMLELYQAYADFHDIMDLTENMVRHAAKAVIGKLHVPYGDHVVDLESPFKRAHIADLVLEHTGVDFRRVTSDEEARRLAAEHGVKIEPHMTYGHILNEFFEQRVEDKLIQPTFVYGHPVEISPLAKKNADDPRFTDRFELFIVGREHANAFSELNDPIDQRERFLAQLREKEAGNEEAQELDEDFLTALEHGMPPTGGLGVGIDRLVMLLTGQPSIRDVLLFPLMRDRQDD